The Cohnella abietis genome has a segment encoding these proteins:
- a CDS encoding cache domain-containing sensor histidine kinase, translating to MSITFPNRLVGILVITVLIPTLLINLFTFTYIKKEMQSDAASWLQGMTRNTGETMDSYIQLLNGITRNPAFDYTLNNILERHLNNQEGQLGYSFEETAQINGSLTMMRETDRNKIVSIEIYDRNGNRFLLGNRSGGTNSDWIEKTKELEGATYLLPPFQGEDGRPVSAISRMLYNPQTFHEVGMIRMFYRLDFSLEPDSDLLSRGGNLYLVDDQGQVIFDLQQKCLGWKLSSCVGSDHFQSSYVSAITKWTLVTAMPKDQLFIKVNQTQKVILVINLFFFIIALFIIVSVSYRMSSPIKRLSRLMLTAPKHHFNIDIPDTKRTDEIGIMTTSLQYMVDHIHELIAEVMSIEQRRKTSEIASLQAQINPHFLYNTLSMIVMQAEIDGNYNISTMGSKLGRLLRYSIGKEKEWVNVQKECEHIGLYMEVMKFRYPKLVLELQIDDKVLNWRMIKLLLQPIVENAIIHGIVPNGQEGTIRIEMKELHINGDERLLIRIQDNGIGMEVDQLQDIKDSLIGMGGLTKESIGIRNVYERIHLAYTKGRVHFDIESSIGQGTIYTIELPKVADEVIDRR from the coding sequence ATGTCTATCACATTTCCCAACCGATTGGTTGGTATCCTTGTCATTACGGTGCTCATCCCAACCTTGCTGATCAATCTCTTTACTTTTACCTATATAAAGAAGGAGATGCAATCAGATGCTGCATCGTGGCTTCAAGGGATGACAAGAAATACGGGGGAGACGATGGATAGCTACATTCAATTATTGAATGGAATCACCAGAAACCCTGCTTTCGATTACACGTTAAATAATATTTTGGAAAGACACTTGAATAATCAGGAAGGTCAATTAGGCTATTCTTTCGAGGAGACGGCTCAAATTAATGGATCGCTAACGATGATGCGTGAAACAGATCGCAATAAAATCGTGTCTATTGAAATCTATGACCGTAACGGGAATCGGTTTCTCTTGGGTAATAGAAGTGGTGGAACCAATTCGGATTGGATAGAAAAAACCAAAGAGCTTGAAGGAGCTACTTATTTGCTACCACCTTTCCAAGGTGAAGACGGTAGGCCAGTGTCTGCCATTTCAAGAATGCTATACAATCCTCAAACCTTTCATGAGGTGGGCATGATTCGTATGTTCTATAGGTTAGACTTTAGTCTGGAACCAGATAGCGACTTGCTAAGCCGTGGCGGGAACCTCTATTTAGTGGATGATCAAGGGCAGGTTATTTTCGATCTACAGCAAAAGTGCTTAGGTTGGAAATTATCCTCTTGTGTCGGATCGGACCATTTCCAGAGCAGCTATGTATCGGCGATTACGAAATGGACCTTAGTGACTGCCATGCCGAAAGATCAGCTTTTCATCAAGGTTAATCAGACCCAAAAGGTTATTCTGGTCATTAACTTATTTTTCTTTATTATCGCCTTGTTCATTATTGTAAGTGTCAGTTATCGGATGTCTTCACCTATCAAACGGTTAAGCAGGTTAATGCTCACCGCGCCGAAGCACCATTTTAACATCGATATACCAGATACGAAAAGAACAGATGAGATCGGTATTATGACGACAAGTCTTCAATATATGGTTGACCATATTCATGAGTTAATTGCGGAAGTTATGTCTATCGAGCAAAGACGCAAGACATCTGAGATTGCCTCTTTACAAGCGCAGATTAACCCTCATTTTCTGTACAACACATTAAGTATGATTGTGATGCAAGCGGAGATAGACGGCAATTATAATATCTCTACGATGGGCTCCAAATTAGGAAGACTGCTCCGTTATTCCATTGGTAAAGAAAAGGAATGGGTAAATGTACAGAAAGAGTGTGAACATATTGGACTTTATATGGAGGTTATGAAATTCCGATATCCTAAGCTGGTCTTAGAATTGCAGATAGATGATAAGGTTCTAAATTGGCGAATGATCAAGTTATTGCTACAGCCGATTGTTGAGAATGCCATCATTCATGGGATCGTTCCCAATGGACAAGAAGGCACCATTCGGATTGAAATGAAGGAGCTGCATATTAACGGAGATGAGAGGCTTCTTATACGAATTCAGGATAATGGAATCGGTATGGAAGTTGATCAGCTTCAGGATATTAAAGATTCGTTAATAGGTATGGGAGGGCTAACGAAGGAAAGCATTGGCATACGAAATGTTTATGAAAGAATACACCTAGCTTATACGAAAGGAAGAGTTCATTTTGACATCGAGAGTAGTATCGGACAAGGAACTATCTACACCATCGAGCTTCCTAAGGTGGCAGATGAAGTTATTGATCGTAGATGA
- a CDS encoding response regulator transcription factor, with protein MKLLIVDDEELLRTGLCKMIERMELPITVVGAACDGVEGLKMMEIDEPNVVLTDIRMPNIDGLALIRKLSEQYPRVRTIILSGYDDFDYAKQAIKLGCKDYLVKPPDFAELSELLSAIYQEFSQEREELIQLSQKNELLVRNQLLLQTDYLRKLISGKPNASISEIKEQAERLNISFLSDAYRLAILNFENRHELLQKYTPKEIGLLQYACWNITSEITQGAPCFYDELEQLIIMLPESYSYEESCEKLQEIRKSITHYLGLSVTAVLSNFYSLQLMNEGYSEAKRLLTLRLLREKSVLITVREARAHINEDIQPLMQPLRELQLLDTYSDIERQLKQWVIAVKGSAYTPAALERLKQELRIALIVLVRKLSIQEDNLGDHETIKWLEQMDMADSFTDCIKPVLQVINQANKQQETHSPYQSQSVDKAIAFIRANYNQDINLTMISEHVNKNPAYFSVMFKKKTGLGVIEYLTDFRMELAKKLLVETQMKTYQIAESTGYNDPAYFSNTFKRHSGTTPQEYRNSATIDSTRNP; from the coding sequence ATGAAGTTATTGATCGTAGATGATGAAGAGCTACTGCGCACAGGCTTATGCAAAATGATAGAGCGAATGGAGCTTCCTATCACCGTAGTAGGCGCGGCTTGCGACGGTGTTGAGGGCTTGAAAATGATGGAGATAGATGAGCCTAATGTTGTTTTAACCGACATTCGCATGCCGAACATCGATGGCTTGGCGCTTATCAGAAAACTCTCAGAGCAGTACCCTAGGGTACGCACCATTATTCTTAGCGGGTATGATGATTTCGATTATGCCAAGCAAGCGATTAAGCTAGGATGCAAGGATTATCTAGTTAAACCGCCAGACTTTGCAGAGCTTAGCGAGCTGCTTAGCGCGATATACCAGGAATTCTCTCAGGAGCGTGAGGAGCTCATCCAGTTGAGCCAGAAAAACGAGCTCCTAGTCCGCAATCAATTGTTACTGCAAACCGATTATCTTCGAAAGCTAATTTCAGGTAAACCCAATGCTTCAATCAGTGAGATAAAGGAACAGGCAGAGAGGCTAAACATTAGTTTCCTATCAGATGCTTATAGACTTGCGATACTTAATTTCGAAAATCGCCATGAATTACTCCAGAAGTACACACCTAAGGAGATTGGCTTATTACAATACGCTTGTTGGAATATTACGTCGGAGATTACACAGGGAGCACCATGCTTCTATGATGAGCTGGAACAGTTAATCATTATGCTACCGGAGAGTTATTCCTACGAGGAAAGCTGTGAGAAGCTACAGGAAATACGCAAGAGTATTACCCATTATCTAGGTTTGTCTGTTACCGCTGTGCTCTCAAATTTCTACTCCCTTCAATTAATGAATGAAGGATACTCCGAAGCTAAACGGCTACTAACCTTACGTCTCTTACGCGAGAAGAGCGTCCTGATTACTGTAAGGGAAGCGCGCGCCCACATTAATGAAGATATTCAGCCACTTATGCAGCCACTTAGAGAGCTGCAGCTGCTTGACACATACAGCGATATCGAGCGCCAATTGAAGCAATGGGTAATAGCTGTGAAAGGTTCAGCGTATACGCCTGCAGCCTTGGAAAGGCTTAAGCAAGAGCTCCGGATAGCGTTAATTGTGCTAGTTCGTAAATTATCTATACAAGAGGATAATTTGGGAGATCATGAAACTATTAAATGGCTTGAGCAAATGGATATGGCCGATTCCTTTACGGATTGCATCAAGCCTGTTCTTCAGGTAATCAATCAAGCAAATAAACAACAAGAGACTCATAGCCCCTACCAGAGTCAGTCGGTGGATAAAGCCATCGCCTTTATCCGCGCTAACTATAACCAAGATATCAATCTGACTATGATATCAGAGCACGTGAATAAGAACCCAGCCTACTTCAGCGTCATGTTTAAGAAGAAGACAGGTTTAGGCGTGATCGAATATCTTACGGATTTCCGGATGGAGTTAGCCAAGAAGCTACTTGTGGAAACACAGATGAAAACCTATCAGATTGCTGAATCTACGGGATACAATGATCCTGCCTATTTCTCGAACACCTTCAAACGCCACAGTGGCACAACTCCACAAGAATATCGAAATTCAGCGACTATAGATTCTACAAGAAATCCATAG
- a CDS encoding carbohydrate ABC transporter permease: MKYLKKHGVALCYTLPAAIIITAFFITSILYTFYVSFTNDNGLGAPKWVGFENYVNIFRDLTYITSLKNTFIWVVATLVFPVGLGLLFSVLLQNIKGQRFFKNIFYLPYAMSLTVVGVIWVFLFSQTGINFLLNKIGMEWLAMEWLSTPPYNTYAMIVASVWQGTGTNMLLFLIGLGALPKDPFEAASIDGASRLRTFWSITLPLLNPITIVVMGMALVNSFKIFDLIWVMTMGGPYRSSETLAVTMYRESFVLFHFGQGAAISIVLTIASIAVSWFYLRKTIVKEA, encoded by the coding sequence ATGAAGTACTTAAAGAAACACGGCGTTGCATTGTGTTATACGTTGCCCGCTGCGATTATTATTACCGCGTTTTTTATAACCTCGATTTTGTATACCTTCTATGTCAGCTTCACTAACGATAATGGGCTGGGTGCTCCCAAATGGGTAGGGTTTGAGAATTACGTTAACATATTTCGAGACTTAACGTATATTACCTCGCTGAAAAATACCTTCATATGGGTTGTTGCAACATTGGTATTTCCGGTAGGGCTTGGATTGCTGTTTAGTGTCCTGCTGCAGAATATCAAGGGTCAGCGTTTTTTTAAGAATATTTTTTATCTTCCTTACGCCATGTCCCTTACTGTTGTGGGAGTCATTTGGGTTTTTCTGTTCTCGCAAACTGGAATTAATTTTTTGTTGAATAAAATAGGCATGGAGTGGCTTGCGATGGAATGGTTGAGCACTCCTCCTTACAATACGTATGCTATGATCGTCGCTTCGGTCTGGCAAGGAACCGGAACGAATATGCTGTTATTCCTCATTGGATTGGGCGCCCTGCCTAAAGATCCCTTCGAGGCAGCTTCCATCGATGGTGCCAGCCGGCTGCGCACTTTCTGGAGCATCACGCTCCCTTTGCTGAATCCGATAACAATAGTCGTTATGGGGATGGCCTTAGTAAACAGCTTCAAAATATTCGATCTTATCTGGGTCATGACTATGGGGGGGCCATATCGTTCATCTGAGACGCTTGCAGTCACGATGTACAGAGAATCCTTCGTGCTGTTTCACTTTGGACAAGGCGCGGCAATCTCCATTGTGCTGACTATCGCATCTATTGCCGTATCTTGGTTCTATCTCAGGAAAACGATAGTAAAGGAGGCTTAA
- a CDS encoding carbohydrate ABC transporter permease, with the protein MNRLARISSYSLIIVLAVVWVLPIGLVLMNATKSFQDYTHGNMWTWPQSFHLFANMKEALNMGNLGRGMLNSFLYSFLGAILSIFIAALAAFGIVILRLKGGFYWFLLIYSGTIFPFQMYLVPLFKGYQKLGIYDTFWGMLLFYIAIAIPFCLFLLRNYMTTIPYEFIEAAQIDGFRSFGIFSRIICPLLIPPISVLILFQFTWIWNDLIFGMTLSRSETVRPVMAGLSTMQGMFFRSGITTLMAGIVLTSIPTLILFFALQRNFIKGMLLTVKS; encoded by the coding sequence ATGAATAGGCTCGCTAGAATCTCCTCGTACAGCTTAATTATCGTGCTTGCGGTTGTATGGGTGCTTCCAATTGGACTAGTGCTCATGAACGCAACTAAATCGTTCCAAGACTACACGCATGGAAATATGTGGACATGGCCTCAATCGTTCCATCTGTTCGCGAACATGAAAGAAGCCCTGAACATGGGGAATCTGGGTCGTGGAATGCTGAACAGCTTTTTGTACAGCTTCTTAGGTGCAATTCTAAGTATATTCATTGCAGCGTTAGCCGCATTTGGAATTGTTATATTGCGCCTAAAAGGTGGGTTTTATTGGTTCCTGCTCATTTACAGCGGTACAATATTTCCTTTCCAAATGTACCTGGTTCCCTTGTTTAAGGGTTATCAGAAGCTAGGGATCTACGATACCTTCTGGGGCATGCTTCTGTTCTATATAGCAATTGCGATCCCTTTCTGTCTATTTTTGCTCCGCAATTATATGACAACGATCCCTTATGAATTTATTGAGGCGGCACAAATAGATGGATTTAGAAGCTTCGGTATATTTTCCAGAATTATATGCCCTCTCCTTATCCCGCCGATCTCTGTGCTCATTCTGTTTCAATTCACGTGGATTTGGAACGATCTCATATTCGGAATGACCTTAAGCCGCTCAGAAACCGTTCGTCCTGTTATGGCTGGCCTATCGACCATGCAAGGGATGTTCTTCCGCTCTGGTATCACTACATTGATGGCGGGAATCGTTCTAACGTCTATACCGACCTTAATCTTATTCTTTGCTCTGCAACGTAACTTTATTAAAGGAATGCTACTAACTGTTAAATCATAG
- a CDS encoding class I mannose-6-phosphate isomerase codes for MLNYDKEPFTRIKDWNEQAWRGYEAIAKEIFRSVNGQLKSIITIECYPAVRVQEIVKGLLVNLQEPNVKVIESEIAAKSINEVETMISRFLTDDRVFGYMAPFGIEEFYDKDKLEQLRAEVNAVSKGIVIVIGTGASLIAKGDCTIYADLARWEIQQRYRSREFGNWLVDNQDEEILRKYKRGFFIEWRAADRLKRSLLPESHYYLDTNQKDDPKLVSKEALFDSFKQMISQPFRLVPYFDPGVWGGNWLQEHIGLEEQTNPYAWGFDGVPEENSVYMLFGDIRLEVPSINLVFFEPTALLGERVYARFGAEFPIRFDFLDTMGGGNLSLQVHPLTDYIRQTFGMNYTQDESYYMLDTGPGANVYLGLKEGINPQEMLADLERAQAGEASFPAEQYVNVFPAKKHDHFSIPAGTVHCSSTNGMVLEISATPYIFTFKLWDWDQVGLDGKPRPIHLEHGARNIKWDRSTEWVEKELINPIVLIAQGDNWSEERTGLHETQFIETRRHWFKGNTPHHTNGGVQILNLVEGEEVIVESPTSAFAPFVVHYAETFIVPAAVGAYTIRPSERSIEGNHGTIKAFVRQG; via the coding sequence ATGTTGAATTACGATAAAGAGCCGTTTACGAGAATTAAAGATTGGAATGAGCAAGCATGGAGAGGTTATGAGGCTATTGCCAAAGAGATTTTCAGAAGTGTGAATGGACAATTGAAAAGCATAATAACGATTGAATGTTATCCTGCTGTTCGAGTGCAGGAAATTGTTAAGGGCTTGCTGGTTAACCTTCAAGAACCGAATGTGAAGGTTATTGAATCAGAAATCGCAGCTAAATCTATTAACGAAGTAGAAACGATGATTAGTCGCTTCCTTACAGATGACCGGGTATTCGGGTACATGGCTCCCTTTGGAATTGAGGAGTTCTATGATAAAGACAAGCTGGAACAGCTTCGTGCTGAAGTTAATGCCGTATCGAAAGGTATCGTAATCGTTATCGGGACAGGAGCCTCCTTAATTGCCAAAGGCGATTGCACCATCTATGCAGACTTGGCTCGTTGGGAAATTCAACAGCGATACCGTAGCCGTGAGTTTGGCAATTGGCTAGTCGATAATCAAGACGAGGAAATTCTTCGTAAATATAAAAGAGGATTTTTTATCGAATGGCGTGCCGCTGATCGGCTCAAACGTTCGTTACTGCCAGAGTCTCATTACTATCTGGATACCAACCAGAAGGATGATCCGAAGCTTGTTAGCAAGGAAGCGCTGTTCGATAGCTTTAAGCAAATGATAAGCCAGCCTTTCCGCCTCGTGCCTTATTTTGACCCTGGTGTGTGGGGAGGAAATTGGCTACAGGAGCATATCGGCTTAGAGGAACAAACGAACCCGTATGCGTGGGGCTTTGACGGCGTACCGGAAGAGAATAGCGTTTACATGCTGTTCGGTGATATTCGTCTTGAAGTCCCTTCAATCAATTTAGTTTTCTTCGAACCGACTGCTTTGTTGGGGGAGCGAGTCTATGCAAGGTTCGGTGCGGAGTTTCCGATTCGCTTCGATTTCCTGGATACGATGGGCGGAGGGAATCTCAGCCTACAGGTTCATCCACTTACCGACTATATTCGACAGACATTCGGGATGAACTACACGCAAGACGAGAGCTATTATATGTTGGATACCGGGCCGGGGGCAAATGTATACCTAGGATTGAAGGAAGGTATCAATCCGCAGGAGATGCTAGCAGATTTAGAACGGGCCCAAGCCGGAGAAGCCTCGTTTCCTGCTGAGCAATATGTAAATGTGTTCCCGGCTAAGAAGCACGATCACTTCTCGATTCCCGCAGGAACAGTCCATTGCTCGAGTACGAATGGGATGGTACTGGAGATTAGCGCGACTCCATATATCTTTACCTTCAAACTATGGGATTGGGACCAGGTTGGATTAGATGGCAAACCTAGACCGATCCACCTTGAGCATGGTGCCCGTAATATCAAGTGGGATCGATCGACGGAATGGGTGGAGAAGGAATTGATTAATCCCATCGTACTGATTGCGCAGGGGGACAACTGGTCGGAGGAGAGGACGGGCTTGCACGAGACTCAATTTATTGAGACGCGTAGACATTGGTTTAAGGGAAACACACCTCACCACACGAACGGCGGAGTACAAATTCTGAATTTGGTCGAAGGCGAAGAAGTGATCGTTGAAAGTCCGACGAGTGCTTTCGCACCGTTCGTTGTCCATTATGCAGAAACCTTCATTGTACCGGCAGCAGTAGGGGCTTATACGATTCGTCCTAGTGAAAGAAGTATTGAAGGAAATCATGGCACAATCAAGGCTTTTGTACGACAGGGGTAA
- a CDS encoding ROK family protein has product MIITIDFGGTNIKIGLVDQGKIVGRSNLPSYSDKGMIVRLSDVEQEIKVLLKRQGSSISDCSGLGIATPGLVDVENCVILSINEKYSDAVGFNFQDWAREAFSLPMVLENDARAALLGEIAYGVAEGEKDAVLLTFGTGIGTAVIMNGQVVRGKHSQAGILGGHFTTDVYGNECNCGNLGCLEAQAGHWALSYSVKQHPTYFNSVLSKCSSLGYSDIIEAAQQGDQVGVDVLEGLLNHWSAGIVNMIHAYDPETVILSGGLMKASDFIVPILRERVRQRSWTPWGDVKMVVANDPDVSVLLGLASLVCEE; this is encoded by the coding sequence ATGATCATCACCATTGATTTCGGGGGAACGAATATAAAAATTGGTCTTGTGGACCAAGGAAAGATCGTGGGACGTTCGAATCTCCCCTCGTATTCTGATAAGGGTATGATCGTCCGATTATCGGACGTAGAACAAGAAATTAAAGTGTTATTGAAGAGGCAAGGCAGCTCCATTTCCGATTGCTCGGGTCTTGGAATCGCAACGCCAGGTTTAGTTGATGTAGAGAACTGCGTCATTCTATCGATTAATGAGAAATATTCGGATGCAGTGGGCTTTAACTTTCAGGACTGGGCGAGGGAAGCCTTCTCTTTACCCATGGTGCTTGAGAATGATGCTCGTGCTGCATTACTTGGAGAAATCGCGTATGGCGTGGCAGAAGGTGAGAAGGATGCTGTCCTCTTAACTTTCGGAACTGGAATTGGAACTGCCGTGATCATGAACGGACAAGTGGTGAGAGGTAAACACTCTCAGGCGGGGATATTAGGCGGGCATTTCACAACAGATGTATATGGGAATGAATGTAATTGTGGCAACCTAGGATGCTTGGAAGCACAAGCTGGCCATTGGGCATTGTCTTATTCTGTTAAGCAACATCCGACCTATTTTAACAGTGTATTGTCTAAGTGTTCAAGTCTGGGATACAGTGATATTATAGAGGCTGCTCAGCAAGGTGATCAGGTAGGGGTCGACGTATTGGAAGGCTTACTGAACCATTGGAGCGCGGGTATCGTAAATATGATTCATGCCTATGATCCCGAGACTGTTATCTTAAGTGGTGGATTAATGAAAGCGAGCGACTTCATTGTTCCGATTTTACGTGAAAGAGTTAGACAGAGAAGCTGGACGCCTTGGGGCGATGTAAAAATGGTCGTTGCCAATGACCCTGATGTTTCGGTTTTGTTGGGATTAGCTTCGCTGGTTTGCGAGGAATGA
- a CDS encoding sensor histidine kinase, which translates to MSRPRFLQAAWIVIVIIAISSVLIAVPAYAGTSESKPAVTRIIWDSYYYGGVPEGQVPGQWQPFASIDSDREGAKAGEELWLRAKLPYQNNSTNQLMVYSYVVKPYEISLLVDGKPVFASDKLLPPGFISWKIVAYEAGASDQVLLARLSPHHNLEKGFEVWLGGTSDLALKLMRTEAPMWAGAIVLALLCAISFVLYLLYRSQVLFIYFAVFFASIAIDLTVLWGGWQYAIRPESLMTWGSVIHLNWYIGHASGILVTHAIVGTKGSKWIRNLGYAVMFYGIVALAGWLLFGERVQLLFYQLFYEYISPGLLLVLIVVLFRALKRRRDAEIKVFAIGNVLFVGGLAFGRAVSGQFGLFPSTQTLLTSQHALAQISWTFIGFGGALCCLGIIIIMRLLRMTRLHSTNMALQKVNGELQNANEKLSRIDDIRSNMYSEVSHELNTPITAIKGYVQLMLNGTIPPGETRYLQVIHDKTLVMERMVDDMLEIARLENKHIKFDYELLPFSEFFEHLCSKVQLDMLEQGFVFIWTPLQDESERSGRSAAIYADPMRVEQVVVNMLSNARKFTPAGGVIQVEAKIDESEAMKEKVIIRISDSGHGIIKEEQEHIFERYYRGQAAKTSEVTGTGLGLTICREIMSAHLGEIGLESSSDFGSTFYICFPLRFVDLREQEEAGEK; encoded by the coding sequence ATGAGTAGACCAAGGTTTTTACAAGCAGCGTGGATTGTAATTGTTATAATAGCTATTAGCTCAGTCTTGATCGCAGTTCCGGCGTATGCAGGCACATCCGAGAGCAAACCCGCCGTGACAAGAATAATATGGGACTCTTATTATTACGGAGGCGTACCGGAAGGGCAGGTGCCTGGTCAATGGCAGCCGTTCGCATCGATAGATTCCGATCGTGAGGGCGCGAAAGCGGGCGAGGAACTGTGGCTGAGAGCGAAATTGCCTTACCAAAATAACTCTACTAACCAGCTAATGGTTTATTCATACGTAGTTAAACCCTATGAGATATCCTTGTTGGTGGATGGCAAACCGGTCTTTGCATCGGACAAGCTTCTGCCTCCGGGCTTTATTTCGTGGAAAATCGTCGCCTACGAGGCCGGAGCAAGCGATCAGGTGCTGCTTGCGCGCCTTTCTCCGCATCACAACTTGGAGAAAGGCTTTGAGGTATGGTTAGGAGGTACATCCGACCTAGCGCTTAAGCTGATGCGGACGGAGGCGCCGATGTGGGCCGGGGCTATCGTGCTAGCATTGTTGTGCGCGATTTCGTTTGTTTTATATTTATTGTATCGCAGCCAGGTGCTGTTTATTTATTTTGCCGTATTTTTCGCCAGCATTGCTATCGACTTAACCGTTCTGTGGGGGGGATGGCAATATGCCATCCGCCCGGAGTCGCTCATGACTTGGGGATCCGTCATCCACTTGAATTGGTATATCGGTCATGCCAGCGGCATTCTGGTCACTCATGCGATTGTCGGCACAAAAGGAAGTAAGTGGATACGGAATTTAGGTTACGCGGTTATGTTTTACGGGATTGTTGCCTTAGCTGGATGGTTATTATTCGGGGAACGAGTGCAGCTGCTGTTCTATCAGCTATTCTACGAATATATTTCGCCGGGTCTTTTGCTCGTTCTGATCGTTGTGCTGTTCCGTGCTCTTAAGCGGCGAAGGGATGCGGAAATAAAAGTATTCGCGATCGGCAACGTGCTATTCGTGGGAGGGCTTGCTTTCGGTCGAGCGGTGAGCGGGCAATTCGGACTTTTCCCTTCGACGCAAACACTGTTGACATCGCAGCACGCGCTTGCCCAAATTAGTTGGACCTTTATCGGCTTCGGCGGAGCACTGTGCTGTCTCGGTATTATTATCATCATGCGCCTGCTGCGCATGACACGGCTTCATTCCACGAACATGGCACTCCAGAAAGTGAACGGTGAGCTGCAGAATGCCAATGAGAAATTATCACGCATCGACGATATTCGCAGCAATATGTACTCCGAGGTAAGCCATGAATTAAATACGCCGATAACGGCGATCAAAGGTTATGTCCAGCTTATGTTAAACGGCACGATACCACCCGGTGAAACTCGTTACCTACAAGTGATTCATGATAAAACGTTAGTCATGGAGCGAATGGTTGACGATATGCTGGAAATTGCCAGGCTGGAAAATAAGCATATTAAATTCGATTACGAGCTGCTTCCCTTTTCGGAGTTCTTTGAGCACCTGTGCAGCAAGGTGCAATTGGATATGCTGGAACAAGGCTTTGTTTTCATATGGACGCCTCTTCAGGATGAGTCTGAGCGATCGGGACGAAGCGCGGCAATATATGCCGATCCGATGCGCGTGGAGCAAGTCGTAGTAAATATGTTGTCGAACGCTCGTAAATTTACGCCCGCGGGCGGCGTTATCCAAGTTGAAGCAAAGATTGATGAGTCGGAAGCTATGAAAGAGAAAGTAATCATTCGGATCAGCGACAGTGGCCACGGAATCATCAAGGAGGAGCAAGAGCATATTTTTGAGAGATACTATCGGGGACAGGCGGCCAAGACAAGTGAGGTTACAGGAACCGGGCTTGGACTGACGATTTGTAGGGAGATCATGAGCGCGCACCTTGGAGAGATCGGACTTGAAAGCTCATCCGACTTCGGGAGCACTTTCTACATCTGCTTTCCGTTGCGATTTGTTGATTTGCGGGAGCAGGAAGAAGCGGGGGAAAAGTAG
- a CDS encoding response regulator transcription factor, with product MSDTHIMIVEDERDIRELLRLCVESCGYRVTTAGSVREARALLDQEIPNLALLDINLPDGDGMGLCAEIRSRSDIPVILVTCRKEGGDIVAGLEGGANDYIVKPFDVEVVKARIRTQLRSYAYWKQSNDKNGLRNHDLEIDLQGCDVKIGGKTIGLSAKERQLLLFLANHPNQVFSASLLYDRIWGLDGTGEENTVSVHIRYLRKKLESNPSEPKYIQTVRGFGYKFCWTED from the coding sequence ATGTCGGACACGCACATTATGATTGTTGAAGATGAACGCGATATTCGTGAATTGCTACGGTTATGCGTGGAGAGCTGCGGGTATCGCGTGACGACCGCCGGAAGCGTTAGAGAAGCACGCGCGCTGCTTGATCAAGAAATTCCGAATTTGGCTTTGCTGGATATTAATCTTCCCGATGGGGACGGGATGGGACTGTGCGCCGAAATCCGCAGTCGCTCGGATATTCCGGTTATTCTGGTTACCTGCCGCAAGGAAGGCGGCGATATCGTAGCCGGTCTAGAAGGAGGGGCGAACGATTATATCGTAAAGCCCTTTGACGTCGAGGTCGTGAAGGCACGTATTCGGACGCAGCTGCGCAGTTATGCCTATTGGAAACAATCGAATGACAAGAACGGATTGCGCAACCATGATTTGGAGATCGATTTGCAGGGCTGCGACGTTAAGATTGGAGGAAAGACGATCGGATTATCCGCCAAAGAACGTCAGCTGCTTCTCTTTCTAGCGAATCATCCTAATCAGGTATTCAGCGCAAGCTTGCTGTACGACCGCATCTGGGGGCTGGACGGGACGGGCGAGGAGAATACCGTGAGCGTTCATATCCGTTATTTGCGCAAAAAATTGGAGAGTAACCCTTCCGAGCCTAAGTATATTCAAACGGTTCGCGGCTTCGGTTACAAGTTCTGCTGGACGGAAGATTGA